Proteins encoded together in one Thermincola ferriacetica window:
- a CDS encoding HlyD family efflux transporter periplasmic adaptor subunit: MNKPGRNSKRRHPKKRRLILRGVLFAAIGFYLVWVIFNYVSDTLKAKLVETQVANYDYIQSTVDFNGILVRDETVLSVPNHGKLAIVASEGERVRVGAVVFKVNIPDVRGRDGVTAINISSPRAGLVSYRLDGLEKLLVPHNVNIMDLFGIFAGHTLQSLKYDDNQVVEAGQTVAKVVNNLEPMLVLGELPNQPVFLKKIKPGGRVLVDLGLAGSKPVYLTVVEAKPTGDKLRIVLELNDFAKEFIQNRVHTFRLISDRFEGYIVPEQALVYKDNKPGIYTVYKNLTRWQPVKIEGKVKDQVAVSGLEPETTYVINPKYIEEGQPVN, from the coding sequence ATGAATAAGCCTGGACGCAATTCAAAACGTAGACACCCGAAAAAACGCCGCCTAATTTTAAGAGGGGTCTTATTTGCAGCAATTGGGTTTTATTTAGTCTGGGTTATATTTAATTATGTTTCCGATACTTTAAAAGCCAAATTGGTTGAAACCCAAGTGGCTAACTATGATTATATACAGTCAACGGTTGATTTTAACGGTATTTTGGTAAGGGATGAAACAGTTTTAAGCGTTCCCAACCATGGAAAACTTGCGATTGTGGCATCTGAGGGTGAGCGGGTCCGGGTTGGCGCTGTTGTATTTAAAGTTAACATACCTGATGTTCGCGGCAGAGACGGTGTTACGGCTATTAACATATCTTCACCCAGAGCAGGTTTGGTAAGTTATCGTTTGGATGGCCTAGAGAAGTTGTTGGTACCGCATAATGTAAATATTATGGATTTATTCGGCATTTTTGCCGGGCACACTTTACAGAGTTTAAAGTATGACGATAACCAGGTTGTCGAAGCCGGTCAAACAGTGGCTAAGGTGGTTAATAATCTGGAACCTATGCTTGTTTTAGGAGAACTTCCTAACCAACCGGTATTTTTAAAAAAGATAAAGCCCGGTGGCAGGGTGTTAGTGGATTTAGGACTTGCCGGGTCAAAACCGGTATACCTGACGGTGGTTGAAGCCAAACCTACCGGGGATAAATTACGGATAGTACTGGAGTTAAATGATTTTGCCAAAGAATTTATACAGAACAGAGTTCATACGTTTCGGCTTATCAGTGACAGGTTTGAAGGATACATAGTACCTGAACAGGCTTTAGTTTATAAAGATAACAAGCCGGGTATATATACGGTATACAAAAATTTAACCCGGTGGCAGCCTGTTAAAATCGAGGGCAAGGTAAAGGACCAGGTTGCTGTTTCCGGTCTGGAACCGGAAACCACATATGTGATAAACCCCAAATATATCGAGGAAGGGCAGCCGGTTAATTAG
- the phoU gene encoding phosphate signaling complex protein PhoU, whose translation MGSTRNAFERSLEELQQEILRMGSLVEQAIYNSVHSLATQNVDLANQVIEGDRLVDQLELEIEDKCLKLIATQQPMAVDLRKIGTGYKIITDLERMGDHAVDIARVTRRLANERLIKPLVDIPRMAAITQEMVKEGLDAYVKMDVELARKLCSRDDEVDHIYSQIFRELLTYMMEDPRTITQATYLLFVGRYIERIADHATNLAERVVYLVTGERLDLND comes from the coding sequence GTGGGTTCAACACGTAATGCTTTCGAACGTTCTCTTGAAGAACTTCAGCAGGAAATATTGCGCATGGGGAGCCTGGTTGAGCAGGCAATCTACAATTCGGTTCATTCATTAGCTACGCAAAATGTAGACCTGGCTAACCAGGTTATTGAAGGGGACCGTTTAGTTGACCAATTGGAACTGGAAATTGAAGATAAATGTCTGAAGCTTATAGCCACCCAGCAGCCTATGGCAGTGGATTTACGGAAGATAGGCACTGGTTATAAGATTATCACCGATCTGGAGCGCATGGGAGACCATGCTGTAGATATAGCCAGGGTCACCCGGCGGTTGGCTAATGAGCGGCTAATTAAACCGCTGGTTGATATTCCGAGAATGGCAGCCATTACCCAGGAGATGGTCAAGGAAGGCCTTGATGCTTACGTAAAAATGGACGTTGAATTGGCCAGAAAACTTTGCAGCCGTGATGACGAGGTTGACCATATTTATTCACAGATATTCAGGGAGTTACTGACGTATATGATGGAAGACCCCAGAACCATTACCCAGGCTACCTACCTTTTATTTGTGGGTCGTTATATAGAGCGTATTGCTGACCATGCGACCAATTTGGCCGAACGGGTTGTGTATCTGGTTACCGGTGAGCGCCTTGACTTAAATGATTAA